The following coding sequences lie in one Microbacterium sp. XT11 genomic window:
- a CDS encoding glycohydrolase toxin TNT-related protein (This protein contains a domain related to Tuberculosis Necrotizing Toxin, which is the C-terminal effector domain of outer membrane channel protein CpnT, and which has a lethal NAD+-glycohydrolase activity.), protein MASACSTACSCSRTAPASRRARSPPPPPTALGQGAERHALLTRANVLVRVEVAQPWFAQPGGGLRMTLAEDRIGIRDLVAQSVLERFTVAE, encoded by the coding sequence ATCGCATCGGCGTGCTCGACGGCGTGCAGCTGTTCCCGTACGGCACCCGCTTCGAGGCGCGCTCGCTCCCCCCCCCCCCCCCCGACGGCGCTCGGGCAGGGCGCGGAGCGGCACGCGCTGCTCACGCGCGCGAACGTGCTCGTCCGCGTGGAGGTCGCCCAGCCCTGGTTCGCTCAGCCCGGCGGTGGGCTGCGCATGACCCTCGCCGAGGATCGCATCGGCATCCGCGATCTCGTCGCTCAGAGCGTGCTCGAGCGCTTCACCGTCGCCGAGTAA